The window ATTCTATTTTTTAATTCACCGATCTCATCACCTGTTAAAAACTGTTCATGAACCTCATCTAAGGAGTAGTGTCCACTAGTTTTTTTAAAAAGTCTAACTCTAGAGCTACCGCTCCATCCACCAAAATGTATTCGTTTTCCAAAACAAACAGAGTTAAAAGGTATCTTATAAACATAAAAGTCACCATGTTCCATAACATCTTTAATCTCTTTTACAAGTTCCGGTATAACCACTTCATCAGCATCTATAAGTAGTATCCAATCCTTTGTACATCTTTCAATAACATTGTTTTTTTGTTTTCCGTATCCTGGCCAAGGTATCTGATACACCTTAGCTCCAAAAGACTCTGCTATTTCCACAGTTTTATCAGAACTAAAACTATCAATAACGACAATCTCATCTGCCAGTCCCTCAATAGCTTTTAAAGTTCTTCCTAATCTTAACTCTTCGTTAAACGTTATTAGCCCCACTGACAACATCTAAAAATCCCTCCTGTCTTACCTTGTAAATCATTATGAAAGTAGTTGATAGATTCTCCCTAATAGGTAGTTTCTACAAATTAATAAGTTTAATTTAAACTTTAGTGGAGAGAATACTCTAAGCTCAACTCTTCTAATATTTTCTAAATCTAATTTTAAACTGTTAGTTCCCTTACGAGTAGTTACAAACCCCTTTATTCCAGCTCCTTTTAAAATAGCTATAAACTCTGGAGATCTATGTCCCCAAGGCCAACAGAAAAAGTTTGGTCTGTGTCCTGTATGCTCATCAATAAGGGAGATATT of the Cetobacterium sp. NK01 genome contains:
- a CDS encoding glycosyltransferase family 2 protein produces the protein MLSVGLITFNEELRLGRTLKAIEGLADEIVVIDSFSSDKTVEIAESFGAKVYQIPWPGYGKQKNNVIERCTKDWILLIDADEVVIPELVKEIKDVMEHGDFYVYKIPFNSVCFGKRIHFGGWSGSSRVRLFKKTSGHYSLDEVHEQFLTGDEIGELKNRIDHYTYEDYQDYLHKFNRYTTEGAAVAFKKNKSAGFFNIVLNPIFKFLRMYVFRLGFLDGVEGLALSIFSALYTSVKYLKLREMKKRNYDINS